In the genome of Nitrospira japonica, one region contains:
- a CDS encoding RNA polymerase sigma factor, with protein MAFQQYAQELQRFLHRRLGCPDTAADLMQETFLRVAQLPSSTQPDNPRAYLFRIASNLATDAMRRQQVRSAYELGDVETGEIASHAPSQETALEARQQCRLLREAVATLPAKCRIVFLLHKSEHLSYGEIAGRLSISKSAVEKHMSKALAHCRDYMDRAGR; from the coding sequence ATGGCATTTCAGCAGTATGCGCAGGAACTTCAACGGTTCCTGCATCGCCGGCTCGGGTGTCCCGACACCGCCGCCGATCTCATGCAAGAGACGTTTCTCCGGGTCGCTCAGCTGCCGTCGTCAACTCAGCCGGATAATCCCAGGGCCTATCTGTTCCGCATCGCCTCCAATCTCGCGACCGACGCCATGCGCCGGCAGCAGGTGCGCTCGGCATATGAGCTCGGCGACGTCGAGACCGGCGAGATCGCGAGCCATGCCCCGTCGCAAGAGACCGCGTTGGAGGCGAGGCAGCAATGCCGCCTGCTGCGAGAAGCCGTGGCCACTCTGCCGGCCAAATGCCGGATAGTGTTTCTGCTTCACAAGTCGGAGCATCTCTCCTATGGCGAGATTGCAGGGCGGCTCAGCATCTCGAAGAGCGCCGTCGAGAAACACATGAGTAAGGCGTTGGCTCATTGCCGTGACTATATGGATCGGGCGGGGAGGTAA
- a CDS encoding TonB-dependent siderophore receptor, with product MKKLLCTVAVILFLITTTWDLRTAYAQPVDFDIAAKPLAGALAEFAAATNLQVLYSGELTKGLNTAGVSGRHEPEEALKMLLKDSGLTYRFTDVNTVTLDRADSSMLAPAAGTAAVGAGVAVAAADDEGAVSGTASSKPVKVPEILVKEVRERDNDVKSYVAQEDGTAMRTDTPIRDVPQSIQVITRKVMEEQRTFRLANSLENLAGVVTNRNTQGLNDSFLIRGFQVNNVYRNGLIDPSNINNATDNYNIQRLEVLKGPAAVLYGMGDPGGIVNLVTKKPLPDPYYSANFMVGSYNFYRTELDATGPLNASKTLLYRINFAGQKAESFVDYVKRDLIAVSPAITWLIGARTAVTFEADYIKRNNPDYGGLPALGTVLPNINGPLPRNRNTTLGPFERYERWQTRVGYDLTHQFNSDWAIRNAYRYTVFQEDQLVTAFATSLLPDQRTLTRAGLEGGSSGSVWHRHFQNMFTNLTGHFKLLRMDHNLLVGFELRQDKTDPTQGVSATAPNLDLYAPDYSQGLGSVTSSFFQKSDSKMAGMYLQDMIALLPNLKFLGGVRFDYVHQSANFSQQFSGPDQTSDDTAVSPRLGLVYQPIEPVSLYTSWTRGFLPNTPDTFNPNGQLFEPERSTQYEVGIKTFFLDNRISTTLAWFHLTRENLLTPDPVTPGVQVQTGQQRSQGVELDVTASLTSGWNVIASYAYTDAEVTQDNDPALVNRRLGFVPYNKGTLWSTYHFQEGILQGFGVGGGVFGYSNRNASIFGPQLTVPGYVRVDAALYYNHNMETGNWLRAKQVNVAVNFRNLFDQAYIESGFNSTTRLFYGEPRTVLATVGIKF from the coding sequence ATGAAGAAGTTGCTGTGTACCGTTGCGGTCATTCTATTTCTCATCACCACGACTTGGGATCTCCGGACAGCCTATGCCCAACCGGTCGATTTCGACATCGCCGCGAAACCGCTGGCCGGTGCGCTGGCCGAATTTGCCGCGGCGACGAATCTTCAGGTGCTGTATAGCGGGGAGTTGACGAAGGGGCTTAATACGGCCGGGGTCAGCGGTCGTCACGAACCCGAAGAAGCCCTAAAAATGTTATTGAAAGACAGTGGTCTAACCTATCGATTTACCGATGTAAATACTGTGACGCTCGATCGAGCCGACTCATCCATGCTTGCGCCGGCGGCCGGCACTGCCGCAGTGGGAGCCGGAGTCGCAGTGGCCGCGGCCGATGATGAGGGGGCAGTGAGCGGCACGGCCAGTTCGAAGCCCGTCAAAGTCCCGGAGATTTTGGTGAAGGAAGTCCGCGAGCGGGACAATGACGTGAAGTCGTATGTGGCGCAGGAAGACGGTACTGCCATGCGAACCGATACGCCGATCCGCGACGTGCCGCAATCCATTCAGGTGATTACCAGGAAGGTGATGGAGGAGCAACGCACGTTTCGACTGGCCAATTCGCTGGAGAATCTGGCCGGTGTCGTGACGAATCGAAACACGCAGGGACTGAACGACTCCTTTCTCATCCGAGGATTTCAGGTCAACAACGTCTATCGCAACGGGCTCATCGATCCCAGCAATATCAACAATGCGACAGACAACTACAACATTCAGCGCTTGGAAGTCCTCAAAGGACCGGCGGCTGTCCTCTACGGCATGGGAGATCCAGGCGGTATCGTCAATCTAGTCACCAAGAAGCCGCTGCCCGATCCGTATTACTCTGCGAATTTCATGGTCGGCAGCTACAACTTTTATCGCACGGAACTCGACGCGACAGGGCCGCTCAACGCCAGTAAGACTCTGCTATATCGGATCAACTTTGCCGGTCAAAAGGCCGAAAGTTTCGTCGATTACGTAAAGCGCGACCTGATCGCCGTCTCACCCGCCATCACTTGGCTGATTGGAGCGCGCACGGCCGTGACGTTCGAAGCCGACTACATCAAGCGGAACAATCCCGACTACGGCGGCCTGCCGGCGCTCGGCACGGTTTTGCCCAATATCAATGGTCCGCTCCCCCGCAATCGAAATACCACCTTAGGCCCGTTTGAGCGGTATGAACGCTGGCAAACCAGAGTCGGGTATGACTTGACTCACCAATTCAATAGCGACTGGGCGATTCGTAACGCGTATCGATACACGGTATTTCAAGAAGACCAATTGGTAACGGCGTTTGCCACCAGTCTGCTACCCGATCAGCGTACCCTGACACGCGCGGGCCTCGAAGGCGGCTCGAGTGGATCGGTATGGCACCGGCACTTTCAAAATATGTTTACGAACCTGACGGGCCATTTCAAATTGTTGCGGATGGATCACAACCTGCTCGTCGGGTTCGAACTGCGACAGGACAAGACCGATCCGACGCAGGGCGTATCCGCAACGGCTCCGAATCTGGATCTATATGCGCCTGACTATTCTCAGGGTTTAGGAAGTGTGACATCCTCATTCTTTCAAAAATCGGATTCCAAAATGGCCGGGATGTACCTTCAGGACATGATTGCGTTGTTGCCCAATTTGAAATTTCTCGGCGGTGTCCGGTTTGATTACGTGCATCAAAGCGCCAATTTCAGCCAGCAGTTCAGTGGGCCCGATCAAACCTCTGATGATACGGCCGTCAGCCCACGATTGGGATTGGTCTACCAGCCGATCGAACCGGTGTCGCTTTACACGTCGTGGACGCGGGGATTTCTGCCGAATACACCGGACACGTTTAACCCGAACGGCCAACTTTTTGAACCGGAACGATCGACGCAGTATGAAGTCGGTATCAAGACCTTTTTCCTCGACAATCGTATTTCCACCACATTGGCCTGGTTTCACTTGACGAGAGAGAATCTATTGACGCCGGATCCAGTCACTCCGGGCGTGCAGGTTCAAACCGGTCAACAACGGAGTCAGGGGGTCGAGTTGGACGTGACGGCCAGTCTGACCAGCGGCTGGAACGTCATTGCAAGCTACGCCTATACCGATGCCGAGGTCACGCAGGATAACGATCCGGCTTTGGTAAACAGGCGACTGGGATTTGTGCCGTACAACAAGGGGACTCTTTGGTCGACCTACCATTTCCAGGAAGGTATCCTGCAAGGATTTGGTGTCGGTGGCGGCGTATTCGGTTATTCCAACCGCAATGCGTCGATCTTCGGGCCGCAACTCACCGTGCCGGGCTATGTTCGGGTGGATGCCGCGCTCTACTACAATCATAATATGGAAACGGGTAACTGGCTTCGAGCCAAACAGGTGAATGTTGCGGTAAACTTTCGAAACCTCTTTGATCAGGCGTACATCGAATCAGGCTTCAATTCCACCACGCGATTGTTCTATGGTGAGCCGCGAACGGTTCTGGCCACAGTGGGAATCAAGTTCTGA
- a CDS encoding TonB-dependent siderophore receptor → MKMSIRVNGLRAAHMTGGFVVFWGAVLSLAASGTIATSAMAQGTGRSVLVAQADVPRSFDIPAQPLEDAVTTFGLQSGLQITLDAQLAAGLTSRPLQGTYTPGDGLQRMLEGTGLTYRFTGPGTVMVERASSATPVAPVAVGVGAAGGAAGAAVVADGPGEATQTTQKPVKVPEILVKDVRERDNDMKSYVAEDASTATRTDTPIRDVPQSIQVITRKVIEEQRAFRLDEALKNVSGVITNRPSQGLNDSFLIRGFEVNQSVYRNGLIDPSNILNGMDSYNIQRLEVLKGPASVLYGVGDPGGIINMVTKKPLADPYYSANVTLGNFNFYRTELDATGPLNASKTVLYRINFAGQDAGSFVDYVKRDMVAISPAVTWLMGSRTALTVEADYLKRWVPAYIGVPSIGTVLPNINGEIPRNRNTSLGSFEKQERTSYRVGYDVTHQFNNNWSIRNAYRFTVFEANQLVTVIPLELLPDQRTLTRFGLEQGSAGSMWHQHFNNMFTNVLGHFQVFGMDHRLLTGFELRQDKQEPLQTVGKDATNLDIFAPDYSQGLGAANSEFFQKSDTKMAGMYLQDLIALLPTLKLLAGVRFDYVHQSANFSQNFSGPDQTSDDTGVSPRLGLVYQPIEPLSLYTSWTRGFLPNPPSSFNPNGQLFKPERSTQYEIGVKSTFLDNRVSATLAWYHLTRSNLLTPDPTLGGVGFQVQTGEQRSQGIELDVTASLTSGWNVIATYAYTDAEVTQDNNPALVNQRLGMVPYNKATLWSTYFFQEGPLEGFGVGGGVFGYTNRNASIFGPELNIPGYVRVDGALYYNHALNPENWLRAKQVNVALNFRNLFNQGYIESAFNSTTQLFYGESRTVLATVGVKF, encoded by the coding sequence ATGAAGATGTCGATCAGAGTGAACGGGCTGCGGGCCGCACACATGACAGGAGGGTTCGTTGTATTCTGGGGAGCAGTGCTGAGTCTGGCCGCTTCGGGAACGATAGCAACGAGCGCGATGGCTCAGGGAACGGGCCGGAGCGTGCTCGTCGCTCAAGCCGACGTGCCACGCTCGTTCGACATTCCGGCGCAACCCTTGGAAGACGCGGTGACGACGTTCGGGCTGCAATCAGGGCTTCAGATCACGCTCGATGCCCAGTTGGCGGCAGGCCTGACCTCGCGGCCGCTCCAGGGCACCTACACGCCCGGTGACGGATTGCAGCGGATGCTCGAGGGGACCGGACTGACGTACCGATTTACCGGCCCCGGCACCGTGATGGTAGAGCGAGCCTCCTCCGCGACGCCTGTCGCGCCAGTGGCCGTGGGAGTCGGCGCGGCAGGGGGTGCGGCTGGAGCAGCCGTGGTCGCCGATGGACCAGGGGAAGCGACACAAACCACTCAGAAGCCGGTCAAGGTTCCGGAGATTCTTGTGAAGGATGTGCGGGAGCGGGACAATGACATGAAATCGTATGTGGCGGAAGATGCGAGCACGGCCACGAGAACAGACACGCCGATTCGTGACGTGCCGCAATCGATTCAGGTCATCACGCGCAAAGTCATTGAAGAACAGCGGGCGTTTCGGTTGGATGAGGCGTTGAAGAACGTATCCGGGGTGATTACGAACAGGCCTTCCCAAGGTCTCAATGATTCGTTTCTCATCCGTGGGTTTGAGGTGAACCAGAGTGTGTATCGGAACGGCCTCATTGATCCGAGCAATATCTTGAACGGGATGGATAGCTACAATATTCAGCGGCTGGAAGTATTGAAGGGGCCCGCATCGGTGCTATACGGCGTGGGCGATCCTGGTGGAATCATCAACATGGTCACTAAGAAGCCGTTGGCCGATCCATATTATTCCGCAAATGTGACGCTGGGCAATTTCAATTTTTACCGGACGGAGCTTGATGCAACCGGTCCGCTCAATGCCAGCAAGACAGTCCTATACCGGATCAATTTTGCCGGACAAGATGCCGGGAGCTTCGTCGATTATGTCAAACGGGATATGGTCGCTATTTCCCCAGCCGTCACCTGGCTGATGGGCTCCAGGACCGCGCTCACCGTCGAAGCTGACTACCTCAAGCGATGGGTTCCAGCTTATATAGGAGTGCCGTCCATTGGAACGGTACTTCCGAATATCAACGGTGAAATCCCGCGCAACCGGAACACGTCGCTGGGATCCTTTGAAAAACAGGAGCGAACATCCTATCGGGTCGGCTACGATGTGACGCACCAGTTCAACAATAACTGGTCGATCCGCAATGCCTATCGCTTCACGGTGTTCGAAGCCAATCAACTTGTCACCGTGATACCTCTTGAACTGCTGCCCGACCAGAGGACACTGACGCGCTTTGGTCTCGAACAGGGCTCGGCAGGGTCTATGTGGCATCAGCATTTTAACAACATGTTTACGAATGTCCTGGGCCATTTCCAAGTCTTTGGTATGGACCATCGCCTTCTCACCGGTTTCGAACTGCGGCAAGACAAGCAAGAACCTTTGCAGACCGTGGGGAAAGACGCCACCAATCTGGACATCTTTGCTCCCGATTATTCTCAAGGGCTAGGCGCAGCCAACAGCGAGTTCTTTCAAAAATCGGACACGAAAATGGCCGGTATGTATCTGCAAGACTTGATCGCGCTGCTGCCGACTCTGAAATTGTTGGCCGGTGTCCGTTTTGACTATGTGCATCAGAGTGCCAATTTCAGCCAAAATTTTAGCGGTCCTGATCAAACCTCCGATGACACTGGCGTAAGCCCCCGGCTGGGTCTGGTGTATCAGCCGATTGAACCCCTTTCGTTGTATACCTCTTGGACCAGAGGGTTTCTTCCGAATCCACCCAGCTCCTTTAATCCTAATGGCCAATTGTTCAAGCCGGAGCGTTCGACCCAGTATGAGATTGGAGTCAAGAGCACGTTCCTTGATAATCGAGTGTCCGCGACACTGGCCTGGTACCACTTGACCAGAAGCAATTTGCTTACTCCCGATCCGACGCTCGGTGGAGTGGGATTCCAAGTGCAGACGGGAGAGCAGCGAAGCCAAGGTATTGAGTTAGATGTCACAGCCAGTCTGACCAGTGGGTGGAATGTCATTGCGACCTATGCCTATACCGATGCGGAGGTCACGCAGGATAACAACCCCGCCTTAGTAAACCAACGCCTTGGAATGGTGCCGTACAACAAGGCAACTCTCTGGTCTACCTATTTTTTTCAGGAGGGCCCCTTAGAAGGCTTTGGTGTAGGTGGCGGAGTCTTCGGCTATACGAATCGCAATGCGTCAATCTTTGGTCCAGAACTGAATATCCCCGGCTATGTCCGAGTCGATGGAGCTCTCTACTATAACCACGCCTTGAACCCCGAAAACTGGCTGCGCGCCAAACAGGTCAACGTGGCGTTGAATTTCCGGAATCTGTTCAACCAAGGTTACATCGAATCGGCCTTCAATTCGACCACACAATTGTTCTATGGGGAGTCTCGAACGGTCCTCGCCACGGTCGGGGTTAAATTCTGA
- a CDS encoding FecR family protein, with protein sequence MTPDDRTLSDEAIHWRVRLQADDVTEEERRACEAWKRQSPRHRAAFDKIDLLWGDLDEPSRLVWEDVRQGIEPVDAIVPRPTGTGWRRAAMAASILLMILAGLWFAGYQDAWDPGAITTARGERTSVTLEDGSIVHLNTNTAISVRLTGQRRYIHLKKGEASFMVAHDRTRPFEVESVSGITRAVGTEFNVRRQDQGVTVTVMEGTVEVSQPNSLAGADRGVASSVVTVGEQVRYSTSGGIGAVSQADMVQATGWRRGQLVFDLKPLGEVVEEVDRYWKGKIIVLNSDLRQHLISGVFKTGDPAAVVHALETTFHVKSVTVAGYLVLLY encoded by the coding sequence GTGACGCCAGACGACCGCACATTGTCGGATGAGGCCATTCACTGGCGGGTACGCCTGCAAGCGGATGACGTCACCGAGGAGGAACGGCGAGCCTGTGAGGCCTGGAAGCGGCAAAGCCCCAGACACCGTGCCGCGTTCGACAAGATCGATCTACTCTGGGGTGACTTGGACGAGCCGAGCCGTCTCGTATGGGAGGACGTGCGTCAAGGAATCGAGCCGGTCGACGCGATTGTACCGAGGCCGACGGGGACGGGATGGAGGCGAGCCGCCATGGCCGCCTCGATTCTATTAATGATTCTTGCCGGCCTCTGGTTTGCCGGCTATCAGGATGCCTGGGATCCAGGCGCGATCACGACCGCCAGGGGTGAGCGCACCAGCGTGACCCTGGAAGACGGATCGATTGTTCACTTGAATACCAATACGGCGATCTCGGTCCGATTGACCGGTCAGCGGCGCTATATCCATCTAAAAAAGGGCGAGGCGTCGTTCATGGTCGCTCACGATCGGACCCGTCCATTCGAGGTCGAATCCGTCAGCGGCATCACGCGGGCGGTCGGAACCGAATTCAACGTCCGCCGGCAGGATCAGGGCGTGACGGTCACCGTGATGGAAGGGACGGTCGAAGTCTCCCAGCCGAATAGCCTTGCCGGCGCTGATCGTGGAGTTGCCTCATCGGTCGTGACGGTGGGAGAGCAGGTCCGTTACAGCACAAGTGGAGGAATCGGAGCTGTATCTCAGGCCGATATGGTCCAAGCCACCGGCTGGCGCCGGGGGCAACTCGTGTTCGATTTGAAGCCGTTGGGCGAGGTGGTCGAAGAAGTCGATCGATACTGGAAGGGCAAGATCATCGTGCTCAACTCCGACCTCCGCCAGCACCTCATCAGCGGTGTCTTCAAGACCGGCGACCCTGCCGCAGTCGTCCATGCCTTGGAGACGACGTTTCACGTCAAATCGGTTACCGTCGCGGGCTACCTCGTGTTGCTCTACTAG